From one Pseudomonas sp. S35 genomic stretch:
- a CDS encoding carbohydrate ABC transporter permease has product MTLQQSRRLQSLLLGTLAWAIAILIFFPIFWMVLTSFKTEIDAFATPPQFIFTPTLENYLHINERSNYFSYAWNSVLISFSATALCLLISVPAAYSMAFYETQRTKGTLLWMLSTKMLPPVGVLMPIYLLAKSFGLLDTRIALIIIYTLINLPIVVWMVYTYFKDIPKDILEAARLDGATLWQEMVRVLLPIAKGGLASTVLLSLILCWNEAFWSLNLTSSNAAPLTALIASYSSPEGLFWAKLSAVSTLACAPILIFGWISQKQLVRGLSFGAVK; this is encoded by the coding sequence ATGACGCTTCAACAATCTCGCCGCCTGCAAAGCCTGTTGCTCGGCACGTTGGCCTGGGCCATCGCGATCCTGATCTTCTTCCCGATCTTCTGGATGGTGCTGACCAGCTTCAAGACCGAAATCGATGCGTTCGCCACACCGCCGCAGTTTATCTTCACGCCGACGCTGGAGAACTACCTGCACATCAACGAGCGCAGCAATTACTTCAGCTACGCGTGGAACTCGGTGCTGATTTCCTTCAGCGCCACCGCCCTGTGCCTGCTGATCTCGGTGCCGGCCGCCTACTCGATGGCGTTCTACGAAACCCAGCGCACCAAGGGCACGCTGCTGTGGATGCTCTCGACCAAGATGCTGCCGCCGGTGGGCGTGCTGATGCCAATCTACCTGCTGGCCAAGAGCTTTGGCCTGTTGGATACGCGTATTGCGCTGATCATCATCTACACCCTGATCAACCTGCCGATCGTGGTATGGATGGTCTACACCTACTTCAAAGACATCCCCAAGGACATCCTCGAAGCCGCCCGCCTGGACGGCGCCACCCTGTGGCAGGAAATGGTCCGGGTGCTGCTGCCGATCGCCAAGGGCGGCCTGGCCTCCACCGTGCTGCTGTCGCTGATCCTGTGCTGGAACGAGGCGTTCTGGTCGCTGAACCTGACCTCGTCGAATGCCGCACCGCTGACCGCGTTGATCGCCTCCTACTCCAGCCCCGAAGGCTTGTTCTGGGCCAAATTGTCGGCCGTCTCGACCCTCGCGTGTGCGCCGATCCTGATCTTTGGCTGGATTAGCCAGAAACAGCTGGTGCGCGGCTTGTCCTTCGGCGCTGTTAAATAA
- a CDS encoding AraC family transcriptional regulator, whose amino-acid sequence MTRATRITDPSYELMDDHNGLSIIYRQHGFPCPLVRWHFHKEYELHLIVASSGKVFIGDYIGNFYPESLFLTGPNLPHNWISQVEEDEVVPKRDMLVNFTDELFEQGSHIFTELKMLAPLLERAQYGIEFRCKKTIAQAMSLMQRIEDAQGMARLGHFFILLEVLSTCEDYQLLSGVTTPQLADEHSIDRTNRAVDYIFAHYARELPLEEVAEHLGMKPTYFSRVFKQATGRTFIEFVNRLRISKSCELLADGNKAVTDVCFESGFNNISNFNRRFQQLKGMTPSHYRRLAVQRLTEQNLA is encoded by the coding sequence ATGACCCGAGCAACGCGCATCACCGACCCTTCCTACGAGCTGATGGACGATCACAACGGTCTGTCCATCATCTATCGCCAACACGGCTTCCCCTGCCCGCTGGTGCGCTGGCATTTCCACAAGGAATACGAGCTGCACCTGATCGTCGCCAGCTCCGGCAAAGTGTTTATCGGCGACTACATCGGCAACTTCTACCCCGAAAGCCTGTTCCTCACCGGCCCCAACCTGCCCCATAACTGGATCAGCCAGGTGGAGGAAGACGAGGTGGTGCCCAAGCGCGACATGCTGGTGAATTTCACCGATGAGCTGTTCGAGCAGGGCAGCCACATTTTTACCGAGCTGAAAATGCTGGCACCGTTGCTGGAGCGCGCTCAATACGGTATTGAGTTCCGCTGCAAAAAAACCATCGCCCAAGCCATGAGCCTGATGCAACGTATCGAAGATGCCCAGGGCATGGCGCGCCTGGGGCACTTCTTTATCTTGCTGGAAGTGTTGAGTACCTGTGAGGACTACCAACTGCTGTCCGGCGTGACCACGCCGCAACTGGCCGATGAGCACAGCATCGACCGCACCAACCGCGCGGTGGACTATATCTTTGCGCATTACGCGCGGGAGTTGCCCCTGGAGGAAGTGGCGGAACACCTGGGCATGAAGCCGACGTATTTTTCCCGGGTGTTCAAGCAGGCCACCGGGCGCACGTTTATCGAATTCGTCAACCGGCTGCGCATCAGTAAATCCTGCGAATTGCTCGCGGACGGTAACAAGGCCGTGACGGACGTGTGTTTTGAGTCAGGCTTTAACAACATCTCCAACTTCAACCGACGTTTTCAGCAGCTCAAGGGCATGACGCCTTCCCATTACCGGCGCCTGGCAGTACAACGCCTGACTGAGCAAAACCTGGCTTGA
- a CDS encoding sugar ABC transporter substrate-binding protein, with product MKFTAKTLLVSTCMTTCMTLSAVSFGAQTLTIATVNNSDMIRMQKLSKTFEAEHPQIKLNWVVLEENVLRQRLTTDIATQGGQFDVLTIGMYEAALWGAKGWLEPMTDLPASYDLDDVFPSVRDGLSVKGSLYALPFYAESSITYYRTDLFKDAGLTMPEHPTWTQIGEYAAKLTDKTKEQYGLCLRGKAGWGENMALITTLANGYGARWFDEKWQPQFNGPEWKDALNFYVDNMKKSGPPGASSNGFNENLALFNSGKCAIWVDASVAGSFVTDKTQSKVADHVGFTFAPHEKTDKGTSWLYSWSLAIPTSSKAKDAAKVFTSWATSKEYGALVAKTDGVANVPPGTRKSTYSDEYMKAAPFAKVTLESLKVADPTKPTLKPVPYIGIQLVTIPEFQAIGTQVGKFFSGALTGQQTVDAALTAAQTTTEREMKRAGYPK from the coding sequence ATGAAGTTCACAGCAAAAACTCTGCTTGTCTCTACCTGCATGACTACCTGCATGACCCTCAGCGCCGTCAGCTTTGGCGCGCAGACCCTGACCATTGCCACCGTCAACAACAGCGACATGATCCGCATGCAAAAGCTCTCGAAAACCTTCGAGGCCGAGCACCCGCAGATCAAGCTGAACTGGGTGGTGCTCGAAGAAAACGTACTGCGCCAGCGCCTGACCACTGACATCGCCACCCAGGGCGGGCAGTTCGATGTGTTGACCATCGGCATGTACGAAGCCGCACTCTGGGGCGCCAAGGGCTGGCTGGAACCTATGACGGACTTGCCGGCGTCCTACGACCTCGACGACGTATTCCCTTCGGTGCGTGACGGTTTGTCGGTCAAGGGTTCGCTGTACGCCCTGCCGTTCTACGCCGAAAGTTCGATCACTTATTACCGCACCGACCTGTTCAAGGACGCCGGGCTGACCATGCCCGAGCACCCGACCTGGACCCAGATCGGCGAATACGCGGCCAAACTCACCGACAAGACCAAAGAACAATACGGCCTGTGCCTGCGCGGCAAAGCCGGTTGGGGTGAGAACATGGCGCTGATCACCACCCTGGCCAACGGCTACGGTGCGCGGTGGTTCGATGAAAAGTGGCAACCGCAATTCAACGGCCCCGAGTGGAAGGACGCACTGAACTTCTATGTCGACAACATGAAGAAATCCGGCCCGCCGGGTGCGTCCAGCAACGGTTTCAACGAAAACCTGGCGCTGTTCAACAGCGGCAAGTGCGCAATCTGGGTCGACGCCAGCGTCGCTGGCTCGTTCGTGACCGACAAGACCCAGAGCAAAGTCGCTGACCATGTCGGCTTCACCTTTGCCCCCCACGAAAAAACCGACAAGGGCACTTCGTGGCTGTACTCCTGGTCCCTGGCGATCCCGACCAGCTCCAAGGCCAAGGACGCCGCCAAGGTGTTCACCAGTTGGGCAACGTCCAAGGAATATGGCGCGCTGGTCGCCAAGACCGACGGCGTGGCCAACGTACCGCCAGGCACGCGCAAGTCGACCTACAGCGACGAATACATGAAAGCCGCGCCATTCGCCAAGGTGACCCTGGAATCCCTGAAAGTCGCCGACCCAACCAAACCGACGCTCAAGCCGGTGCCGTACATCGGTATCCAACTGGTGACCATTCCTGAATTCCAGGCGATTGGGACCCAGGTCGGCAAGTTCTTCTCCGGTGCGTTGACCGGCCAGCAAACGGTTGATGCGGCGTTGACTGCGGCGCAGACCACCACCGAGCGTGAAATGAAGCGGGCGGGTTACCCGAAATAA
- the ugpC gene encoding sn-glycerol-3-phosphate ABC transporter ATP-binding protein UgpC, translating to MANLKIKNLQKGFEGFSIIKGIDLEVNDKEFVVFVGPSGCGKSTLLRLIAGLEEVSEGTIELDGRDITEVTPAKRDLAMVFQTYALYPHMSVRKNMSFALDLAGVDKKLVESKVNEAARILELGPLLERKPKQLSGGQRQRVAIGRAIVRNPKIFLFDEPLSNLDAALRVQMRLELARLHKELQATMIYVTHDQVEAMTLADKVVVLNSGRIEQVGSPLELYHQPANLFVAGFLGTPKMGFLKGKVTRVESQSCDVQLDAGTLISLPLSGPTLSVGSAVTLGIRPEHLEIATPGQTTLTVTADVGERLGSDTFCHVNTANGEPLTLRIRGDMASQYGETLHLHLDPAHCHLFDTDGVAVARPLRAAA from the coding sequence ATGGCCAACCTGAAAATCAAGAATCTGCAAAAAGGCTTCGAAGGTTTCTCGATCATCAAAGGCATCGACCTGGAAGTGAACGACAAGGAATTCGTGGTTTTCGTCGGCCCCTCGGGCTGCGGTAAATCCACCCTGCTGCGTCTGATCGCCGGCCTCGAAGAGGTGAGCGAAGGCACCATCGAACTCGATGGCCGCGACATCACCGAAGTGACCCCGGCCAAGCGCGACCTGGCGATGGTGTTCCAGACCTACGCGCTGTACCCGCACATGAGCGTGCGCAAGAACATGTCGTTTGCCCTGGACCTGGCCGGCGTCGACAAGAAACTGGTGGAAAGCAAGGTCAACGAGGCGGCGCGCATTCTGGAGTTGGGCCCGTTGCTCGAGCGCAAGCCCAAGCAGCTCTCCGGCGGCCAGCGCCAGCGCGTGGCGATTGGCCGGGCGATTGTGCGCAACCCGAAGATCTTCCTGTTCGACGAACCGCTGTCCAACCTCGACGCCGCCCTGCGCGTGCAGATGCGCCTGGAGCTGGCGCGCCTGCACAAAGAACTGCAGGCAACCATGATCTACGTGACCCACGACCAGGTCGAAGCCATGACCCTGGCCGATAAAGTCGTGGTGCTCAACAGCGGCCGCATCGAGCAGGTCGGTTCACCGCTGGAGCTGTATCACCAGCCGGCCAACCTGTTCGTGGCGGGCTTTTTGGGCACGCCGAAGATGGGCTTCCTCAAGGGCAAGGTCACACGGGTGGAGTCGCAAAGCTGCGACGTGCAACTGGACGCTGGCACCCTGATCAGCCTGCCGCTCAGCGGTCCGACCTTGAGCGTGGGCAGCGCCGTGACCCTGGGCATTCGCCCCGAGCACCTGGAAATCGCCACGCCTGGGCAAACGACCCTGACCGTCACCGCCGACGTCGGCGAGCGCCTGGGCAGCGATACGTTCTGCCACGTCAACACCGCCAACGGCGAACCGCTGACCCTGCGCATCCGTGGCGATATGGCCAGCCAGTACGGCGAAACGCTGCACCTGCACCTGGACCCGGCGCACTGCCATCTGTTCGACACCGACGGCGTGGCCGTGGCCCGACCACTGCGCGCTGCCGCCTGA
- a CDS encoding sugar ABC transporter permease, whose product MNTPRKNRLANPGWFLVTPSVAMLLLWMIVPLGMTLYFSLIRYNLLYPGENQFVGLENFTYFITDSGFLPGATNTLLLVGSVLLISVVFGVLISALLEASEFLGRGIVRVLLISPFFIMPTVGALIWKNLIFHPVSGVLAAVWKLFGAEPVDWLAHYPLLSIIIIVSWQWLPFAILLLMTAMQSLDQEQKEAARLDGAGAIAIFWHLTLPHLARPIAVVVMIETIFLLSVFAEIFTTTNGGPGYASTNLAYLIYNQALVQFDVGMASAGGLIAVVIANIAAIILVRMIGKNLTDKP is encoded by the coding sequence ATGAATACACCACGCAAAAACCGCCTGGCCAACCCCGGCTGGTTCCTCGTCACGCCCTCGGTCGCCATGCTGCTGCTGTGGATGATCGTGCCGTTGGGCATGACCCTGTACTTTTCACTGATCCGCTACAACCTGCTCTACCCCGGCGAGAATCAATTCGTGGGGTTGGAGAACTTCACCTACTTCATCACCGACTCAGGGTTCCTGCCCGGTGCCACCAATACGTTGTTACTGGTGGGCAGCGTGCTGCTGATCAGCGTGGTGTTCGGTGTGTTGATCAGTGCCCTGCTGGAGGCCAGTGAGTTCCTAGGGCGCGGCATCGTCCGGGTGCTGTTGATTTCGCCGTTCTTCATCATGCCCACCGTCGGTGCGCTGATCTGGAAGAACCTGATTTTCCACCCGGTATCCGGCGTGCTGGCCGCCGTGTGGAAGCTGTTCGGCGCCGAGCCGGTGGACTGGCTGGCGCACTACCCGTTGCTGTCGATCATCATCATTGTGTCGTGGCAATGGCTGCCGTTCGCGATTTTGCTGCTGATGACCGCCATGCAGTCCCTCGACCAGGAACAAAAGGAAGCCGCGCGCCTGGACGGTGCCGGCGCCATCGCGATCTTCTGGCACCTGACCCTGCCCCACCTGGCGCGTCCGATTGCCGTGGTGGTGATGATCGAAACGATCTTTTTGCTCTCGGTGTTCGCCGAAATCTTCACCACCACCAACGGCGGCCCCGGCTACGCCTCGACCAACCTCGCCTACCTGATCTACAACCAGGCGCTGGTGCAGTTCGACGTGGGCATGGCCTCGGCCGGCGGCTTGATTGCCGTGGTCATCGCCAATATCGCGGCGATCATCCTGGTGCGGATGATCGGCAAAAACCTGACTGACAAGCCTTGA
- a CDS encoding DUF6543 domain-containing protein, whose translation MKTATRLIKAGDAAMSYKHSAAMMERIIDIRASQGGSLADKTITDIPHFSTFGMAWARLTKAIMSEPFASFAQQHKIDPATLRLNTRDGWAFECIADGKPATFSKYDEGFWEATAAVTAAAQALSPTLKLDINYTGQNSAPADLVGDFYAVRAHGAENEMLHLIAEQNQHQSFYALRDPYSPPHTFGRPARVIREQQQETIEDLATQIATKTGVISPSQRNPKPSVEEADLQMARLYSSALLSLRPEMSRFGSHPRTTFSVSEIPEHSTLGQTLRRSATPPGKNPQLSLSWIGKFYGEPNSDGTLAGLLKQTSTLNQKGFHALSKDNPPTDKRSQAVRKQQFSVIKRLDTPDTKPGAPASPTAPALPDINPLATLARSQFAAEPSLYTVVARLLSDKIKAISPALDIDVNQIAIASPIPGKPGQLKQTQLIELAIDYLAGGKAPDFSSDDKAFDTRPDLLAHTGNSPGVALELNLPTLSAAIRALPSQLNAAIDADSRLYWNKPAFSSPAEEGSVFPGNHRALVSSILRSNLQESSLKQPGLDDEQREVLNTIVMYPNNSTLSTNLSPPTFDISIYTISNSKADMLVHRYLPSQKRHILLLMQPNGNITPYNSWDDIPKEKRGLNRLTGNVFDTQAGMLIEQHQGSSLFNVAPRMDTNSPEQANTKLPDWMSNADQAQRFVLHELSLLLATFIRLNKGNTYNDDIPDIRSYTQAQFDQLPIAQKRTPYSAKDLEVVFKVPYGTLSSGFIDRQTMSLTDMFLKNLSGMPNGEIEVFFKTGLKNNGNEFKVRVPALEERGVLKKLVQDLDIGQTYPALLKNKLLDDPDKSAQRRVLFTQQVPLEIQMKALELCIKKESGFNATGFRYVQKVLEPVPGPKIVDAKEIVIRPLAFDNKANGKVDVVEGAYLIEPKDSTTGPHILYRPLMADAPLMQFPTRQALLEAIQSKGKLQNDTLAWLPDDTTRKLYSGNGFKHPNLVIFGFNLGSVALNKTIPLAVDTRLQQTLQEGKLMEHLYEANAQNLITLAHQQSTSDAESRWATFKEGGFLLLNTLLPVLRGPGALLNQVLTATGILKDLEVLSGDNMRAKEAALADMFLNLSTLLVNFKPHLSNEPPTSTSPNAAKTSVSAARGGALLIDDAVRPPAPPKNRIVLGGRADVKPLAGDIQVFVDEYNGSKRLNIMGHGEKPTQEHAGHILGEGDKHYTAADIDQELLARGIDIRSYTDVRLLSCYSSNGGQQSLASTLSKLTGVRVKGFEQEIIASYAGFDDKDPSTIYGDALTRYREQYPSLSDSDIHILAEEELNDTLAGRNIKFNVDKDTGTEVEINIGSDEEPVMYRTIVDYQPRTFGAPKTKAVPDPIDVLMGYSHSVEDAHSVLSTRSLTDCSALAVLTDLKDGVYQKRTLMHLTGSNLDAGLLNEDAYEVLDELDKSLAKGGKVIFVGGTESQSPVGMGFVLGQESQGKKPLLDLLNKPGVETTIASSVGVSVNPDGTFKLIEGTGKGVFTQPMIDNVLRNAE comes from the coding sequence ATGAAGACCGCAACCCGACTGATCAAAGCAGGCGACGCGGCGATGTCATACAAGCACAGCGCCGCAATGATGGAGCGCATCATCGACATTCGCGCCAGTCAAGGAGGCAGCCTGGCAGACAAGACCATCACTGACATCCCACACTTCTCGACGTTCGGCATGGCCTGGGCACGGCTTACCAAGGCCATCATGAGCGAGCCATTTGCAAGCTTTGCCCAGCAGCACAAGATCGACCCCGCCACCTTGCGTTTGAATACGCGAGACGGATGGGCATTTGAATGCATTGCCGACGGTAAACCTGCCACCTTCTCGAAATACGATGAGGGCTTCTGGGAGGCAACTGCTGCGGTCACTGCGGCAGCTCAAGCACTGAGCCCGACACTCAAGCTGGATATTAACTATACCGGCCAAAACAGCGCGCCGGCGGACCTCGTTGGCGACTTCTACGCCGTACGAGCCCATGGAGCAGAAAACGAAATGCTCCATTTGATCGCTGAGCAGAACCAACACCAATCGTTCTACGCGTTGCGCGACCCCTACTCACCACCGCATACGTTCGGCCGACCCGCTAGAGTGATTCGCGAGCAACAACAGGAAACCATTGAAGATTTAGCTACACAAATTGCCACAAAAACCGGCGTTATCTCCCCTTCTCAACGTAACCCGAAGCCATCGGTCGAAGAAGCCGACCTGCAAATGGCCAGGCTGTACAGCTCAGCCTTGCTCAGCCTGAGGCCGGAAATGTCGCGTTTCGGCAGCCACCCACGCACAACCTTTTCAGTGTCTGAGATACCTGAACACTCGACCCTCGGACAAACCCTGCGCAGGTCGGCGACACCACCCGGTAAAAACCCGCAACTGAGCCTCTCGTGGATCGGTAAGTTTTACGGCGAACCGAACAGTGACGGCACGTTGGCAGGCTTACTCAAACAAACCTCCACGCTCAATCAAAAAGGCTTTCACGCATTGAGCAAAGACAACCCACCCACCGACAAACGTTCCCAAGCGGTGCGCAAACAGCAATTCAGCGTAATTAAACGGCTCGATACTCCAGACACGAAGCCTGGCGCACCTGCATCACCCACTGCCCCCGCCTTACCGGACATCAACCCGTTGGCCACTCTGGCGCGTAGCCAGTTTGCCGCTGAACCCAGCCTGTACACGGTAGTTGCCCGCCTGCTCAGCGATAAAATCAAGGCGATCTCCCCGGCATTGGACATTGACGTCAACCAGATCGCCATTGCATCACCTATCCCGGGCAAGCCCGGGCAGCTTAAACAAACCCAATTGATAGAATTGGCCATAGATTACCTGGCTGGCGGCAAAGCCCCGGATTTCAGCAGCGACGATAAAGCGTTCGATACCCGCCCTGATTTATTGGCACACACCGGTAACAGCCCCGGTGTAGCGCTGGAGCTCAATTTGCCCACACTCAGTGCAGCCATCCGTGCACTGCCAAGCCAACTGAACGCGGCCATCGACGCTGACTCGCGCCTCTACTGGAACAAACCGGCATTCAGCAGTCCCGCAGAGGAAGGTAGTGTCTTCCCAGGTAATCATCGTGCGTTGGTCAGCAGTATTTTGCGCAGTAACCTGCAGGAATCAAGCCTGAAACAACCCGGGTTAGATGATGAACAGCGTGAAGTCTTGAACACGATCGTAATGTATCCGAACAACTCGACACTATCCACCAACCTTAGCCCACCAACTTTTGACATCAGCATCTATACCATCTCCAACTCCAAGGCAGACATGCTGGTTCATCGCTACCTGCCGTCACAGAAGCGCCACATACTCTTGCTGATGCAGCCCAATGGGAACATCACCCCCTACAACTCTTGGGATGACATCCCGAAAGAAAAACGTGGCTTGAATCGATTGACCGGCAATGTGTTCGACACCCAGGCCGGCATGCTTATCGAACAGCATCAAGGCAGCAGCTTGTTCAACGTCGCACCACGGATGGACACTAACAGCCCGGAACAAGCCAATACCAAGCTACCCGACTGGATGAGTAACGCCGACCAAGCGCAACGGTTTGTGCTGCATGAACTCAGCCTATTGCTGGCTACCTTCATACGACTTAACAAGGGCAATACGTACAACGACGATATCCCCGACATACGCTCGTATACCCAAGCGCAATTCGACCAGCTACCTATCGCCCAAAAGCGCACGCCTTACTCCGCCAAAGACCTGGAGGTGGTCTTCAAGGTGCCCTACGGCACACTGAGTTCAGGCTTTATCGATCGCCAGACCATGAGCCTGACCGACATGTTCCTCAAGAACCTGTCGGGAATGCCTAATGGCGAGATAGAGGTCTTTTTCAAAACGGGACTCAAGAATAACGGAAATGAATTTAAAGTCAGGGTGCCCGCACTGGAGGAACGGGGCGTACTCAAGAAGCTGGTCCAAGACCTTGATATCGGCCAAACCTACCCCGCCTTACTCAAGAACAAACTGCTCGACGACCCGGATAAATCCGCGCAACGCCGTGTGCTTTTCACGCAGCAAGTCCCCTTAGAAATACAGATGAAAGCCCTGGAACTGTGCATCAAGAAAGAATCCGGTTTCAACGCCACCGGGTTCCGATACGTCCAGAAAGTACTTGAGCCAGTGCCTGGCCCGAAGATCGTCGACGCCAAAGAAATCGTCATCCGACCACTGGCCTTCGATAACAAGGCCAATGGGAAAGTCGACGTGGTCGAAGGCGCCTACCTGATCGAACCGAAGGACAGCACCACAGGCCCACACATTCTGTATCGTCCGTTGATGGCCGATGCCCCGCTGATGCAGTTTCCTACTCGCCAGGCCTTGCTGGAAGCCATACAGAGCAAAGGCAAGCTGCAAAACGACACCCTTGCCTGGCTGCCTGACGATACCACGCGAAAACTGTATAGCGGCAACGGCTTCAAGCACCCCAACCTGGTGATATTCGGCTTCAATTTAGGGTCTGTTGCCCTCAACAAAACCATCCCACTGGCAGTGGACACTCGCCTGCAGCAAACACTGCAAGAAGGGAAATTGATGGAACATCTGTACGAGGCCAATGCACAGAACCTGATAACCCTGGCCCATCAACAATCGACGTCTGATGCAGAAAGCCGTTGGGCGACCTTCAAGGAAGGTGGGTTTCTACTGCTCAATACGTTGTTACCTGTACTACGCGGCCCCGGCGCCCTGCTCAACCAAGTGCTGACCGCCACAGGCATCCTTAAGGACCTAGAGGTACTGAGCGGCGATAACATGCGGGCTAAAGAGGCGGCCCTGGCAGATATGTTTCTTAACTTGTCGACGTTATTGGTCAATTTCAAGCCACACCTCTCCAATGAGCCGCCCACCAGCACATCACCCAATGCAGCAAAAACGTCAGTAAGCGCAGCCCGTGGCGGCGCCCTGTTGATTGACGATGCAGTACGCCCCCCCGCACCGCCGAAAAACCGGATTGTCTTGGGAGGTCGGGCGGATGTAAAACCGCTCGCCGGCGATATTCAAGTATTTGTGGACGAGTACAACGGCAGCAAACGTCTCAACATCATGGGCCACGGGGAAAAGCCCACGCAGGAGCATGCAGGCCACATCCTTGGAGAGGGTGACAAGCACTACACTGCTGCAGACATTGACCAGGAACTGTTGGCACGCGGCATAGACATTCGAAGCTACACCGATGTGCGGCTCTTGAGTTGCTACTCCAGCAACGGAGGCCAGCAGTCCCTGGCGTCCACGCTCAGCAAGCTCACTGGGGTGCGCGTTAAGGGATTTGAGCAGGAGATCATCGCAAGCTATGCAGGCTTTGACGATAAAGATCCATCCACGATCTATGGCGATGCGTTGACACGTTACCGCGAGCAATATCCAAGCCTCAGCGACAGTGATATCCATATTTTGGCCGAAGAGGAACTGAACGACACGCTGGCCGGACGCAACATAAAATTCAACGTCGACAAAGACACGGGTACCGAGGTTGAAATCAATATAGGCAGCGATGAAGAGCCCGTGATGTATAGGACCATTGTCGATTACCAACCCCGCACCTTTGGAGCACCGAAGACCAAAGCCGTGCCAGACCCCATTGACGTGCTGATGGGATACTCCCATAGCGTTGAAGATGCACACTCGGTGTTGTCGACTCGCAGCCTGACCGACTGCTCTGCGCTTGCGGTGCTTACCGACCTGAAGGATGGCGTTTATCAAAAACGCACATTGATGCACCTGACCGGAAGCAATCTTGATGCCGGCTTACTGAATGAAGATGCCTATGAGGTACTTGATGAGCTGGATAAGTCATTGGCGAAGGGAGGCAAGGTCATATTTGTAGGCGGCACCGAATCCCAATCGCCGGTAGGCATGGGGTTTGTGTTGGGTCAAGAGTCCCAAGGTAAGAAGCCACTATTGGACCTTCTGAACAAACCCGGCGTGGAAACCACAATCGCCAGTTCAGTGGGCGTGAGTGTCAATCCCGATGGCACTTTCAAGTTGATAGAGGGCACTGGCAAGGGCGTCTTTACTCAGCCCATGATTGACAACGTACTACGCAACGCAGAATAA